Proteins from a single region of Pseudarthrobacter sp. NIBRBAC000502772:
- a CDS encoding ABC transporter permease, with protein sequence MSNATAVSPPRVTRPSGGSSAISAALWLMKLGPVLILVVLAIGMTIANPVFASARNLQNLSMQSASIAILALGMLLVILTGGIDLSVGSILSLSSVVGATAFVTGLGNGLLVMGVMILVGAAAGWINGAVFVLGKIPSPFIVTLAMLSVASGLALSISRGQPIIGVPDEVNWLGSAFIGPIPVSLLFVAVLAVAVYVLTRKMTWGRWIYAIGSNEEAARRVGIPVRKVLISVYVFAGISAALAAIIVSGRTNSGYPTAGSLAELDAIAAVIIGGASFTGGRGGISNALIGALTLAVIRNGLNLLGVDPFLQIVIIGVTIVLAVLLDVYRTRAEGRFRAMLAEKSILAENGVSA encoded by the coding sequence ATGAGTAATGCCACAGCGGTATCCCCGCCACGGGTCACACGGCCCAGCGGGGGCAGTTCGGCCATTTCAGCAGCCTTGTGGCTGATGAAACTGGGTCCGGTCCTGATCCTGGTGGTCCTGGCCATCGGAATGACCATCGCCAACCCCGTCTTCGCATCGGCGCGGAACCTGCAGAATCTCTCGATGCAGTCCGCCTCCATCGCCATTCTCGCCCTGGGAATGTTGCTGGTGATCCTGACCGGCGGCATCGACCTCTCAGTCGGCTCGATCCTCTCCCTAAGCAGCGTCGTCGGGGCCACTGCCTTCGTCACCGGCCTCGGTAACGGCCTGCTGGTGATGGGCGTGATGATCCTGGTGGGCGCGGCGGCCGGGTGGATTAACGGTGCGGTGTTCGTGCTGGGCAAGATACCCAGCCCGTTCATCGTGACCCTGGCCATGCTCAGCGTCGCCAGCGGCCTGGCCTTGTCCATCTCCCGCGGACAGCCGATCATCGGCGTACCGGACGAGGTGAACTGGCTCGGAAGTGCTTTCATCGGCCCCATTCCGGTGTCCCTGCTGTTCGTCGCCGTGCTGGCTGTCGCCGTGTACGTTCTGACCCGCAAAATGACCTGGGGCCGGTGGATCTACGCAATCGGCAGCAACGAGGAAGCGGCCCGCCGGGTCGGAATCCCCGTCCGAAAAGTACTCATCTCGGTCTATGTCTTCGCCGGAATATCCGCGGCACTGGCAGCGATAATCGTCTCCGGACGCACCAACTCCGGCTACCCGACGGCAGGATCCCTGGCCGAACTTGACGCCATCGCAGCCGTCATCATCGGCGGGGCCAGCTTCACCGGCGGCCGCGGCGGAATCAGCAACGCCCTCATCGGCGCACTCACCCTCGCGGTCATCCGCAACGGGCTGAACCTCCTCGGCGTCGATCCCTTCCTGCAGATCGTCATCATCGGCGTCACCATCGTCCTGGCCGTCCTGCTCGATGTCTACCGCACACGAGCCGAGGGACGGTTCCGGGCCATGCTGGCCGAAAAATCGATCCTCGCCGAGAACGGAGTCAGCGCATGA
- a CDS encoding ATP-binding cassette domain-containing protein, translating into MNTSEVPVLEVRGAVKRFGNVVALDGASLTLGRGEILALLGDNGAGKSTLVKSISGTHQIDGGEILINGEPASFRSSADARAAGIETVYQDLALFDNLPAAANFYAGRELVGPGRSSRSWGFLKNRGMQTETTKLLEELKVRIPSMTMPVGLMSGGQRQAIAVARAVAFAKQVVLLDEPTAALGLRETRQVLDLIKTLPARGISVILISHQLDDVIEVADRAIVLRRGRVVGEEIPSAATHERLVSLIVGGADATAAREKSDSTT; encoded by the coding sequence ATGAATACCTCGGAAGTCCCAGTTCTTGAAGTGCGAGGCGCCGTCAAGCGCTTCGGCAACGTCGTAGCCCTTGACGGAGCCTCGCTCACCCTGGGCCGCGGCGAAATCCTGGCGCTGCTGGGCGACAACGGGGCGGGCAAATCCACCCTGGTCAAGAGCATCAGCGGCACGCACCAGATCGACGGCGGTGAAATCCTCATCAACGGCGAGCCCGCGTCCTTCCGCAGCAGCGCCGACGCCCGGGCAGCCGGGATCGAAACCGTCTACCAGGATCTGGCCCTCTTCGACAACCTTCCCGCAGCGGCGAACTTCTACGCCGGCCGGGAACTCGTCGGCCCCGGCAGGTCCTCCCGCAGCTGGGGGTTCCTGAAGAACCGCGGCATGCAAACCGAAACCACCAAGCTGCTCGAGGAACTGAAAGTCAGGATCCCCAGCATGACCATGCCGGTCGGGCTCATGTCCGGCGGCCAGCGCCAGGCGATCGCCGTGGCACGGGCCGTGGCCTTCGCCAAACAGGTTGTCCTGCTCGACGAGCCCACCGCCGCACTGGGCCTACGCGAAACCCGCCAGGTGCTCGATCTGATCAAGACCCTTCCCGCGCGTGGTATCTCCGTCATCCTCATCTCCCACCAGCTCGACGACGTCATCGAAGTCGCCGACCGCGCCATCGTCCTGCGCCGGGGACGCGTCGTCGGCGAAGAAATACCCAGCGCCGCAACCCACGAACGGCTTGTCTCCCTCATCGTCGGCGGCGCTGATGCAACAGCCGCCCGCGAAAAATCAGACTCAACCACGTAA
- a CDS encoding sugar ABC transporter substrate-binding protein yields the protein MKPLKWLAASVLAGSLALSMTACGGSPASPGAESKPKVGVILKTANAYFNAMKDGINGMPKDGIDFLGVEAPGDGKDAQPQITAIEGMVTRGANAIAIAPIGPQVQPALDRAISQGVKIVLIDNDLPGWTGASSYIGTDNLAGGTKAGNYINEQLKGKGTVAIMSGVPGVPALDARVNGVLDVLKTTGIKVVNTLATNCDQTKGVDVMQAFGAANPEVDAVYSACGPPVLGAIEARKKSDPFKTNLLLVGFDALPDEAKAILEGTQTASIAQFPQKMGTTAVNTAAAAARGDKVEARIDTGTEVVTKDNAQKFTTFQ from the coding sequence ATGAAACCACTTAAATGGCTTGCCGCCAGTGTGCTTGCCGGATCCCTCGCCCTCTCAATGACCGCCTGCGGCGGAAGTCCCGCAAGCCCCGGTGCTGAGAGCAAACCCAAAGTCGGGGTCATCCTCAAGACCGCCAACGCGTACTTCAACGCCATGAAGGACGGCATCAACGGCATGCCCAAGGACGGCATCGATTTCCTGGGCGTGGAGGCTCCCGGCGACGGCAAGGACGCGCAGCCCCAGATCACCGCCATTGAAGGCATGGTCACCCGCGGAGCCAACGCCATCGCCATCGCTCCCATCGGGCCCCAGGTCCAGCCGGCCCTGGACCGTGCCATCTCGCAGGGAGTGAAGATCGTCCTGATCGACAACGACCTCCCGGGCTGGACGGGCGCCTCCAGCTACATCGGAACCGATAACCTGGCCGGCGGCACCAAAGCTGGCAACTACATCAACGAACAGCTCAAGGGCAAGGGCACGGTTGCCATCATGTCCGGGGTCCCCGGTGTACCGGCACTCGACGCCCGTGTCAACGGGGTCCTGGACGTCCTCAAGACCACCGGGATCAAAGTCGTCAACACGCTGGCAACCAACTGTGACCAGACCAAGGGCGTTGACGTGATGCAGGCCTTCGGAGCAGCCAATCCGGAGGTGGATGCGGTCTACAGTGCCTGTGGCCCGCCCGTCCTGGGCGCCATCGAGGCGCGCAAAAAGTCCGACCCGTTCAAGACGAACCTGCTCCTGGTCGGTTTCGACGCACTTCCCGATGAGGCAAAAGCCATTCTGGAAGGCACACAGACTGCCAGCATCGCCCAGTTCCCCCAGAAGATGGGCACCACCGCTGTGAACACAGCCGCTGCTGCCGCGCGCGGGGACAAGGTCGAGGCCCGGATCGACACCGGAACCGAAGTCGTCACCAAAGACAACGCCCAAAAGTTCACCACCTTCCAGTAA
- a CDS encoding HpcH/HpaI aldolase/citrate lyase family protein, whose translation MTADHSLRDRIAAGDCLYGLIVKMPNQPMVEMAGYTGFDLVMIDTEHGMADDSALENHLRSARLAGVSTLVRLGHNDPLLILRALDAGATGVVIPHVSTAGEAAAAVSAAHYPPIGTRGLAVSTIAGHHGTVPLKAHLDAAAATTFVVAQAEDKEASANSAAIAAVPGLDAVWIGPSDLSMSLGQPGQTSHPAVAAAIDRIADNVTSSAGCALCVIADSTEDAAVWAQRGARIILFNSTKLLADAFRGAVSSARDAVQAADAGPGMTTSSLT comes from the coding sequence ATGACAGCCGACCATTCCCTCCGGGACAGAATTGCCGCCGGAGACTGCCTCTACGGGCTCATCGTAAAAATGCCGAATCAGCCCATGGTTGAAATGGCCGGTTATACCGGCTTCGACCTGGTCATGATCGACACCGAACACGGCATGGCCGATGACTCGGCGCTGGAAAACCACCTGCGTTCGGCCAGACTGGCCGGGGTATCAACGCTTGTCCGCCTCGGCCACAACGATCCGCTCCTGATCCTGCGCGCCCTCGATGCCGGCGCCACCGGCGTCGTCATTCCCCACGTATCCACCGCCGGGGAGGCCGCCGCTGCAGTGTCTGCCGCGCACTACCCGCCCATAGGCACCCGGGGCCTGGCCGTGAGTACCATCGCCGGCCACCACGGAACGGTGCCATTGAAAGCCCACCTCGACGCTGCGGCGGCGACCACCTTCGTCGTAGCCCAGGCAGAAGACAAAGAAGCCTCCGCCAACAGTGCCGCTATCGCCGCGGTCCCCGGCCTGGACGCCGTCTGGATCGGCCCCAGCGATCTGTCCATGTCCCTCGGACAGCCGGGCCAGACCTCCCACCCGGCCGTCGCGGCAGCAATCGATCGCATAGCCGACAACGTCACCAGCTCAGCGGGCTGCGCCTTGTGCGTCATCGCGGACTCCACCGAAGATGCAGCCGTGTGGGCGCAACGCGGAGCTCGGATCATTCTCTTCAACTCCACTAAACTCCTCGCAGACGCATTCCGCGGCGCCGTGAGCAGCGCCAGAGACGCTGTTCAGGCGGCGGATGCCGGCCCGGGGATGACCACAAGTTCGCTCACTTAA
- a CDS encoding Xaa-Pro peptidase family protein, with protein sequence MAVSVPFDEQYLEDLMEGAGIDALLATTKHNVQHLLGGYRFFFFAHADATGVSRYLPAVGIVRGKLDDSFYIGAGNEDWGTAGGAIWVSDIQNISWTSIDTARAAAAALEKRGLARATIGVEKSFIPADALDTLRELLPEATFVEVHPVLESLRGVKSERELELVRTASHGIIDSMQASFGLVQPGMTKHDIAEIFRLEQTKRGLFYEYALVTLGGGSMNRSPSSDVWRSGTSLSIDSGGMYEGYIGDLSRMAIDTEPTARQTDLLAQIETVQQEARTAVAAGKRGGDIFVTALDTISKLPDGANMKFVAHGMGLITHEVPRLTSTGPVPYFGAHANDPLKSGMVLSIESWFEDHDSGFIKLEDTLIVTDDGWEAPGDSARGWNRTGASL encoded by the coding sequence ATGGCAGTTTCGGTACCTTTCGATGAGCAGTACCTCGAGGACCTTATGGAGGGCGCGGGCATTGATGCCCTGCTCGCCACGACAAAACACAACGTGCAGCACCTGCTGGGCGGATACCGGTTCTTCTTCTTCGCTCATGCTGACGCCACCGGAGTCAGCCGCTACCTTCCCGCCGTCGGAATCGTGCGGGGAAAACTCGATGACTCCTTCTACATCGGCGCAGGCAACGAGGACTGGGGAACCGCGGGCGGAGCAATCTGGGTATCCGATATCCAGAACATCAGCTGGACCAGTATCGACACGGCCCGGGCCGCAGCGGCGGCTCTGGAGAAGCGCGGGCTCGCCCGCGCCACAATCGGGGTTGAGAAGTCGTTCATCCCCGCGGACGCCCTCGACACGCTGCGCGAGCTCCTCCCCGAAGCGACATTCGTAGAGGTCCACCCTGTTCTGGAATCCCTTCGCGGGGTCAAATCCGAGAGAGAACTTGAGCTGGTTCGTACCGCGTCCCATGGCATCATCGATTCAATGCAGGCCTCATTCGGCCTGGTCCAACCCGGAATGACCAAACACGACATCGCCGAGATCTTCCGCCTCGAGCAGACCAAGAGAGGCCTGTTCTACGAATACGCCCTGGTGACGCTCGGCGGAGGATCTATGAACCGGTCCCCGTCCTCCGACGTGTGGCGCTCCGGCACCAGCTTGTCGATCGATTCCGGGGGCATGTACGAGGGATACATCGGTGACCTGTCCAGGATGGCAATCGACACCGAGCCCACCGCACGACAGACCGATCTGCTGGCACAAATCGAAACCGTGCAGCAGGAGGCACGGACCGCCGTCGCGGCAGGCAAACGCGGCGGCGACATCTTCGTCACAGCGCTCGACACGATCTCGAAGCTGCCTGATGGCGCCAACATGAAATTCGTCGCCCATGGAATGGGCCTGATCACCCACGAAGTCCCCCGGCTGACCTCAACCGGACCCGTTCCCTACTTCGGGGCCCATGCAAATGATCCGCTGAAGTCCGGCATGGTCCTCTCCATCGAGTCGTGGTTCGAAGACCACGACTCCGGATTCATCAAGCTCGAGGACACACTGATCGTGACCGACGACGGCTGGGAAGCCCCCGGCGACTCCGCCCGCGGATGGAACCGCACCGGCGCAAGCCTCTAA
- the leuD gene encoding 3-isopropylmalate dehydratase small subunit, protein MQRFTVHTGVAMPLNQTNVDTDQIIPSKFLKRISRTGFADALFADLREDAKFPLDNPQFSGASILVTGADFGTGSSREHAVWALMDYGFKVVISPKFADIFRGNCGKSGLVAAKLNQEEIDEIWRAIEADPGLEITLNLADQSIVCAEHEYIFDIDNYVKWRLLEGLDDIDLTELAGADIESFEAQRPNFLPTTP, encoded by the coding sequence ATGCAGAGATTCACTGTTCACACAGGCGTGGCCATGCCGCTGAACCAGACCAACGTCGACACCGACCAAATCATCCCGTCCAAGTTCCTGAAAAGGATCAGCCGGACCGGTTTTGCAGATGCCCTCTTTGCTGACCTGCGCGAAGACGCAAAATTTCCTCTCGACAATCCCCAGTTTTCCGGTGCATCAATTCTGGTTACCGGAGCGGACTTCGGCACAGGATCATCACGGGAACACGCCGTCTGGGCACTGATGGACTATGGTTTCAAAGTCGTCATCTCACCAAAATTCGCCGATATCTTTCGGGGAAACTGCGGAAAATCGGGTCTGGTAGCCGCCAAGCTAAACCAAGAAGAGATCGATGAAATCTGGAGAGCCATCGAAGCCGATCCAGGACTTGAAATCACCCTCAACCTTGCCGACCAAAGCATTGTCTGCGCGGAACACGAGTACATCTTTGACATCGACAACTATGTGAAGTGGCGACTCTTGGAAGGACTCGATGATATCGACCTGACAGAACTAGCCGGGGCCGACATCGAGTCATTCGAAGCCCAACGACCGAATTTCCTCCCGACGACACCGTAG
- the leuC gene encoding 3-isopropylmalate dehydratase large subunit, protein MGYTLAEKVWNSHTVRHEDGKPDLLYIDLHLVNEVTSPQAFEGLRLASRTVRRPDLTLAMEDHNVPTIGVDKPIVDLTSRLQVQTLRENCAAFGIKLFNMGSKDQGIVHVVGPQLGLTQPGMTIVCGDSHTSTHGAFGALAFGIGTSEAEHVLATQTLPLQRFKTMAVNLEGKLAPGVTSKDVILALIAQIGISGGQGYVLEYRGEAIKEMSMEARMTVCNMSVEAGARAGLIAPDEKTIDYLRGKPHAPDEAAWASAAQYWLSLPSDADAVYDAEVTLDAAQISPFVTWGTNPGQAVPISGSVPDPDHFPEERDRSAAKKSMAYMDLTPGTAMRDIPVDMVFLGSCTNGRIEDLRAAASVLAGQRIKEGLQMLVVPGSMQVKAQAEKEGLDQIFLDAGAEWRFAGCSMCLGMNPDQVPVGKRCVSTSNRNFEGRQGRGSMTHLVSPPVAAATAIRGTISTPSDLVKAGTGN, encoded by the coding sequence ATGGGCTACACCCTTGCCGAAAAAGTGTGGAATTCCCACACCGTCCGCCACGAGGACGGCAAACCCGACCTGCTCTACATCGACCTGCATCTCGTCAACGAGGTGACCAGCCCCCAGGCCTTCGAAGGCTTACGGCTTGCCAGCCGCACCGTTCGTCGACCCGATCTGACTTTGGCCATGGAAGACCATAACGTCCCCACGATCGGGGTCGACAAGCCGATCGTTGACCTCACGTCGCGTCTCCAGGTTCAGACGCTGCGTGAAAACTGCGCGGCTTTCGGTATCAAACTCTTCAACATGGGCAGCAAGGACCAGGGCATCGTCCACGTCGTCGGCCCCCAGCTTGGCCTCACCCAGCCGGGGATGACGATCGTCTGCGGCGATTCGCACACATCCACTCACGGTGCCTTCGGAGCCTTGGCCTTCGGAATTGGCACCAGTGAAGCAGAACATGTCCTCGCCACACAGACCCTGCCCCTGCAACGGTTCAAAACCATGGCCGTCAACCTTGAAGGCAAACTGGCCCCCGGAGTCACATCCAAAGACGTCATTTTGGCCCTCATCGCCCAAATAGGCATCAGCGGGGGCCAAGGATACGTTCTCGAATACCGCGGTGAGGCCATCAAAGAGATGTCCATGGAGGCACGGATGACGGTCTGCAATATGTCCGTGGAAGCGGGCGCGCGCGCAGGGCTGATCGCTCCCGACGAGAAGACCATTGACTACCTCAGGGGCAAACCCCACGCACCTGATGAGGCGGCATGGGCGTCAGCCGCCCAGTACTGGCTCTCGCTGCCGAGCGACGCGGACGCCGTATACGACGCCGAGGTGACCCTGGATGCTGCACAGATCTCACCGTTCGTCACATGGGGAACGAACCCCGGACAGGCTGTGCCCATCTCCGGCAGCGTCCCCGACCCTGATCACTTTCCGGAAGAACGCGACAGGTCCGCCGCCAAGAAATCAATGGCCTACATGGATCTGACACCCGGGACAGCCATGAGAGACATCCCCGTTGACATGGTCTTCCTTGGATCCTGCACCAACGGGCGCATCGAGGATCTGCGGGCTGCAGCATCCGTACTAGCCGGACAGCGCATCAAAGAAGGCCTGCAGATGCTGGTAGTTCCTGGTTCCATGCAGGTCAAAGCCCAGGCAGAAAAAGAAGGTCTCGACCAGATCTTCCTTGATGCGGGAGCGGAATGGCGCTTCGCCGGCTGCTCGATGTGCCTGGGCATGAACCCAGACCAAGTACCCGTCGGCAAACGCTGCGTGTCAACGTCCAACCGGAACTTCGAAGGACGCCAGGGGCGAGGCAGCATGACGCACCTAGTCTCACCCCCGGTAGCCGCCGCGACCGCGATCAGGGGAACCATCTCAACGCCATCCGACCTGGTGAAAGCCGGAACAGGAAACTAG
- a CDS encoding FadR/GntR family transcriptional regulator codes for MTTEIRADVTIEAETTEIPWMSRGETLARRLASSILSEELQEGERIGTKAELRTRFKVAAGTLNEAVRILQTQQLIEIKSGPPPTGGVFVASGRPSVRMRNAVMILRRDEVTMEQALAVRHALDPLVAEEASRHHQAKDAAALWSILADMEDQLDDPTAFVRSNWALHRRMAESSGNPVLTSVYIALSDLIAESLEDIAVDESFHERKRSTLDLHRRLVEAVLSGDPLKAIEVAVEHTPAVQTVAAADSGH; via the coding sequence ATGACCACCGAGATACGCGCTGACGTGACTATCGAGGCCGAGACCACTGAGATCCCGTGGATGTCCCGGGGCGAGACCCTCGCGCGCCGTCTCGCATCCTCGATCCTGAGCGAAGAATTACAGGAGGGAGAGCGGATCGGCACGAAAGCGGAGCTCCGCACTCGGTTCAAAGTTGCCGCCGGCACGCTCAATGAGGCCGTTCGGATCCTCCAGACACAGCAGTTGATCGAGATCAAATCCGGACCTCCGCCCACTGGTGGCGTGTTCGTCGCATCTGGCCGCCCGAGCGTACGCATGCGCAATGCGGTGATGATTCTCCGTCGGGACGAGGTCACGATGGAACAGGCACTTGCAGTCCGTCACGCCCTCGACCCGCTAGTGGCTGAAGAGGCGAGTCGCCATCATCAGGCCAAAGACGCGGCCGCGCTGTGGTCCATCCTGGCGGACATGGAGGATCAGCTCGACGATCCCACAGCCTTCGTCAGGTCGAACTGGGCTCTCCACCGAAGGATGGCCGAAAGCAGCGGAAACCCTGTGTTGACGAGCGTGTACATCGCGCTTTCCGATCTCATCGCGGAATCGCTCGAAGATATCGCGGTGGATGAGAGCTTCCACGAGCGTAAGCGCTCCACCCTCGACTTGCACCGGCGGCTGGTGGAGGCAGTTCTATCAGGGGATCCCCTGAAGGCGATTGAGGTCGCTGTCGAGCACACTCCAGCGGTTCAGACAGTCGCGGCTGCGGACAGCGGACACTAG
- a CDS encoding MFS transporter, whose product MQDLAAPKKTPKKAAAAAAIGSALEYYDFFIYGFASALVFNKVFFPEATAATGTLLALATFGVAYIARPIGAFVLGHIGDKYGRKRILIFTVLLMGASTFLIGCLPSYDTIGPWAPILLVILRLMQGFAASGEQAGANSMTLEHSPEHRRGFYTSFTLTGTQFGLILATASFLPISALPNDQLLSWGWRVPFLLSAVVVIVGLILRRTLAETPTFVQEAEAGATPQWPLKILLRYHWRSVLRIVMTALVSTVSTIFSVFALSFAVNTVGLERTPMLWVGIVTQVVAVASIPLWAMLSDRVGRKPIFIIGTIGPGVMMFAYLGAVASGNLPLIFAAAVLMSGVLYSASTGVFPAFYGEMFPASVRLSGMAIGTQIGFAIAGFGPSIAAAIAGPGTSGWVPVAVMVLVGCVIASIAAATAKETYKIPLAELDQIHTPETVSR is encoded by the coding sequence GTGCAGGACCTTGCGGCGCCGAAGAAGACGCCCAAGAAGGCGGCAGCAGCCGCGGCCATCGGAAGTGCCCTTGAGTACTACGATTTCTTCATCTACGGCTTCGCCTCGGCCCTGGTCTTCAACAAGGTGTTCTTCCCCGAGGCCACCGCGGCCACTGGCACACTCTTGGCCCTGGCAACGTTCGGAGTGGCCTATATCGCCCGTCCGATTGGCGCGTTCGTGCTGGGGCACATCGGCGACAAATATGGGCGCAAGAGAATCTTGATCTTCACTGTGCTGCTGATGGGCGCGTCAACCTTTTTGATTGGCTGCCTGCCCAGTTACGACACGATCGGTCCGTGGGCCCCGATTCTGCTTGTGATATTGCGTCTCATGCAGGGTTTCGCGGCCTCCGGCGAGCAGGCTGGCGCGAATTCGATGACGCTGGAGCACTCCCCGGAGCACCGGCGTGGGTTCTACACCAGCTTTACCCTCACCGGCACGCAGTTTGGCCTGATCCTTGCCACCGCTTCATTCCTGCCCATCTCGGCGCTGCCCAATGACCAGCTCCTGTCCTGGGGATGGCGGGTCCCGTTCCTGCTTAGCGCCGTCGTCGTCATCGTCGGCCTCATCCTCCGTCGAACGCTGGCCGAGACGCCGACATTCGTCCAGGAGGCCGAAGCTGGCGCCACGCCGCAGTGGCCGCTGAAGATCCTTCTTCGGTATCACTGGAGGTCGGTGCTGCGTATCGTCATGACCGCCCTGGTTTCCACCGTCAGCACGATCTTCAGCGTGTTCGCCCTGTCCTTTGCGGTAAATACCGTCGGACTCGAACGAACCCCCATGCTTTGGGTCGGAATCGTCACCCAGGTCGTTGCGGTTGCGTCCATCCCGCTGTGGGCGATGCTTTCGGACCGGGTCGGCCGCAAACCGATCTTCATTATTGGCACGATCGGCCCGGGCGTGATGATGTTTGCCTACCTAGGCGCCGTCGCCAGCGGCAACCTGCCGCTGATCTTCGCCGCGGCCGTCCTGATGTCGGGCGTTCTCTATAGTGCCTCGACCGGCGTCTTCCCCGCATTCTATGGCGAGATGTTCCCGGCAAGCGTCCGCCTGTCAGGCATGGCAATTGGCACCCAGATCGGCTTCGCGATCGCCGGTTTCGGTCCCTCGATCGCCGCGGCCATCGCCGGTCCCGGCACCTCCGGGTGGGTTCCGGTCGCGGTTATGGTCCTCGTGGGCTGCGTGATCGCATCGATCGCCGCCGCCACCGCCAAAGAAACCTACAAGATTCCGTTGGCGGAACTGGACCAAATACACACCCCGGAAACCGTGTCCCGGTAG
- a CDS encoding SDR family NAD(P)-dependent oxidoreductase, producing MERNALITGGAGGVGKLLAARMVLEGYSVTIADVDAARTEAVAQEIKAERSIAVDLTTEEGAAAAVEVASGETGKLHAIVNCIGLSPKANGKKRPIKDIDLAEWNLVLGVNLTAPFLVMKHAWSRLEDNAGSSIVNFLSLVAKTGSSGPDEYDFGIPSPAGAHYSASKAALHNLTMSAARELGPRGIRCNGVAPGQIGFGMQGSMNKSAVARIVSQIPLGRPADPEELVEVVLFLLSNKASYVTGETIDVDGGWIPD from the coding sequence ATGGAGCGGAATGCGCTCATAACCGGCGGAGCCGGCGGTGTTGGAAAGCTACTCGCGGCAAGGATGGTGCTGGAAGGATACTCGGTCACCATCGCGGACGTTGATGCGGCCCGAACGGAAGCCGTTGCCCAGGAGATTAAGGCCGAGCGCAGCATCGCGGTGGATCTCACAACCGAAGAAGGCGCCGCCGCTGCAGTTGAAGTGGCCTCAGGCGAAACGGGCAAATTGCATGCCATCGTCAACTGCATTGGCCTCTCGCCAAAAGCCAATGGCAAGAAGCGCCCGATCAAGGACATTGATCTCGCGGAATGGAACCTGGTCCTCGGAGTCAATCTGACGGCACCGTTCCTTGTCATGAAGCACGCCTGGTCCCGCCTCGAAGACAACGCAGGGTCGAGCATCGTGAATTTCCTGTCGCTCGTGGCCAAGACAGGTTCATCCGGACCGGATGAATATGACTTCGGCATACCCTCGCCGGCCGGTGCGCACTACTCGGCATCCAAGGCAGCTCTTCACAACCTGACGATGTCTGCAGCTCGCGAACTTGGGCCCAGAGGAATTCGATGCAACGGCGTCGCTCCGGGCCAGATCGGGTTCGGGATGCAAGGGTCCATGAACAAGAGCGCGGTCGCGAGGATCGTTTCGCAGATTCCGCTGGGCCGCCCTGCGGACCCCGAGGAGCTTGTCGAAGTTGTCCTCTTCCTGCTCAGCAACAAAGCCTCGTACGTGACCGGTGAAACGATCGACGTCGACGGCGGCTGGATACCCGACTGA
- a CDS encoding type II 3-dehydroquinate dehydratase, protein MKILIMQGPNLNRLGQRLPEKYGRMTLAEIETKIKNHADEIGVEVQQFQSNHEGALIDWLQSHQDDSSGIIFNPAGLTTQGHAIYDAISDADMPTAIVHLAAREKYEGGRRPDLFTSIADLYIAGMGWRGYIAAMSEIRDGLHKITPSK, encoded by the coding sequence ATGAAGATACTCATCATGCAGGGCCCCAATCTAAACCGACTGGGACAGCGTCTACCCGAGAAGTACGGCCGGATGACTCTGGCCGAGATCGAGACCAAGATCAAGAACCACGCCGATGAGATCGGCGTGGAGGTTCAGCAGTTTCAATCGAACCATGAAGGCGCCCTCATCGATTGGCTCCAATCCCACCAGGACGACAGCTCGGGGATCATTTTCAACCCGGCCGGCCTAACGACCCAAGGTCACGCCATCTACGACGCCATATCGGACGCCGACATGCCCACAGCCATCGTGCACCTGGCCGCCCGCGAAAAGTACGAGGGAGGCCGCAGGCCGGACCTCTTCACTTCAATCGCCGACCTATACATCGCAGGCATGGGATGGCGGGGCTACATCGCGGCTATGTCGGAAATCCGGGACGGGCTGCACAAGATTACTCCGTCCAAATAA